Genomic window (Zingiber officinale cultivar Zhangliang chromosome 2B, Zo_v1.1, whole genome shotgun sequence):
ttacctcggttttaccgagattcgaacctcagacctcatggtggcaacacttcatgcgctagccactagatccaTCAAAGGGGACATAAATATGATATATCACGGTGACAAaaagcgaatacgctcgcccccagcgcccccgccaatccgtcccaaagtcaacacgaaggaggtaaatcatggacggctactaacttttagaatagtgactagcacgtAAGGGAGGATAAATATGATCTATCACGGTGGTAAAAAAAGACGAATATGCTCGCTCCTagcgcccccgccaatccgtcccagggctaacacggaggaggtaaatcacgagcggctactagcctttgaaatagtgactagcacataagggaggtatttatctcggtTTTATTGAGATTCGGACCTTAAACCTCATGATAACAACATCTCATTCGCTAGCCACTAGATCCATCCGAAGGGACGTAAATATGATCTATATTGACAATTGGTGGGCTATCATGTTCTCATTATCATCATGGTGACAGCCCGTCGTCGTGAAGATAGGCGGGAGGGTGCAACGGAGGGTGGTGTTGAGGACGAAGGCGTACGTACTCCGACAAGCGGGTGGGTGGATCGAAGTTGCAGCAAGAAGAGATTCTATTTTTATCTTCAACTATTACAATTATTCTAATATTGTAAATCTGTTTTGTAAAAGGTGGaagagagaaaaatataataattgtTATAAATTTATAGGTCCTGAAAAAGACactgaaaattttaaatcatataaAATACCCGTTATTTGCAGCATTTATTCTATGCAAATATTCTTAGAGCGTCTTAATCAATTTCCTTatctaaaatagaaaatttaaaataaaaaattattttattaaatttagatatttattttttatcatatcaatttttctattttttctcttctttataatatttaaaaattaaaatttattttttaaatttagagaagtactatttataaatataaaatttaaaaaataaataaaatacctaaaatcTAGGTTAAAATTATCAGATAGATAACTGATATAGATACTCTTGCAATACAAGTTTTTATAAAAGTAATATTTCCATTCTACATCTTTCTCACACATAAAATATCTTATCACACTTTCCAAACCATTTCTAATATTAagtcttttataattttttttttttttttgaaacgtAGTGTTTCAAAGATATGTGAATCACTCTCAATTAGCTATATTTCCATATATAAaactaaaaaatataattttctttgcTGCATTTAAATCCTGACACCTTGATCGAAATGAGAAACAAACAGACAAATTGATGCTAAAGCAGAAGCATCAACTAAAACTCTTAACCAGTGTTTTTAAATCCTGTTTCAGTTGATATTGTGAAACTCTTAACCAGTGTCTTTAAAACCGGGTCAGACTGAAAACAATTTTTTCTGAAACCAGAACGCAGAGGTTCAAACACTAGGTTTGTGTTTGAAAACACGGGCTTCCACAAGCTTCAATTTCTGAATTTGAATGATCTTAGATATCAAATATCCTAAAACAAAGTATTGATGAGGATCGGCTACAGTGACCATTATTGCCCAGGATTGAGGAACTTGTATCTTAACACAAGGAGCaagaaaataaggaatttttTCTGTAACAAAGAGATGGCATGGTGAAAATACAAGATGCTTGTTCCAAGATAAATGGAAGAACATACAATAGTTTTTGCTATAGAAAATAAAAGTATCATTTACACTCCACCAAATACTATTTTCCTTCACACAAGTAATAACATGTAAAAAACTACACGACATTGAATTTGAAGCAAATGACATTTTTGAACCTTAACAATTATTATGACACAATTTTAAGAGGGAAGAGTCAGCATATCATTATTTATCTTGCCATTGGTCCCGATATCTCAGTCATTGTAGACACTCCTATCTCAGGAGCACTGTTCAGGCTCACATCACTTACTTCTGAGTATAGATTCTCACTGTGTGTGATTGTATGGGTGACTGTGTTCGCAGTGTTATAATGAGAGTTCTCTAGTTCTAAGGTTTCTTTTAATTGCATCAAAACTTCTGTCATGGTTGGTCGTTGTTGGGATGTTTGTGCCGTGCATTTCAACGCGATATCAGCACACTTCCAGACACTGTTTAAGTCATACGCCCCTTCCAGTTTGGGATCTACAACATCCTCGATATTTCCTCTATCAATCCTTTGGAGCACCCATTGGACTAAGTGTACATTTTCTGTACCTGGAACTATTGGAGGTAGCCCAGTGATAAGTTCCAAAAGAACCACGCCGAAGCTGTACACGTCACTTTTCTCGCTAAGTTGGAAGGTATTGCAATACCTGACACACAATACGAAAGATTTCCAATCATAAATTTTACACAAAAATAAGCAGTATGAAAGCTTAATGACACTGTAGTTGAAGTTGATTGCCTAATTGTTAATCATTATAAAGAGAGATAATTACTAGTCCTATTAGTTGTCAAGACATGGTAGGATATGGCCTGGGATTTTCACAATGTGCATATGTTTGCTGTTATTGGACAAAATGGAACATGCAAGATATATGATTTAACTTTCGAGTGATAATACAAATACCACTTGGTACGACCCTATAAATCTTAAAACTCATGAATCCTCTTAATTTAACTTGATGCATTTTCTATTAGTCTATTTCTTCAAATTTGTTTGCCTACTTATTGCTACAACTACTAATGTTTTTAGTGGTTGCATTTCATTCTAGGATAGAAAAAACATATATTAATATTATGAATCAAGCTTCCTTtccttcatttaaaaaaaaataccaaagCAAATAGTCTAAGCACTCAGAGAGGTGGATAATTATATTAAAACATGGATGTCAAAACAAGAAGTTCTATGatgatggatttttttttttcttttggatcCTTGGTTACTATCTTTCTACTAGGTAGAGATGCTTCCTTGAAACAACTAAATAAATGAAAAACAATGACATACTCAGGATCAAGGTATCCAGGAGTTCCCACCACTACAGTGGATATATGGCTGTTTGCCTCACTTAGAAAAGCTTTCGAAAGCCCAAAATCTGTTATCTTAGCTTCCAGAGTTTCGCTCAAAAGGATATTTCCAGACTTCACATCTCTATGAACTAGTGGTGGTCTGGATCCTTTTTGCAAATACTCTAGCCCTGCAATGCAATTTATAGATGAACCAAGATGGTCTCAGATGAATGGTATGGGAATCAGGCAAGGGGATATTGATACTTGACAATGCACATTATTCCAAACCTTGTGCAGAATCAATTGCAATATGAAGACGTTGTCTCCAACTTAAAGCTCTACAATTGTTTGCCCTGCCTGCATCATGTCAAATTAACAAGCCATCGACATTCAATAGGTTATAGGTTAAAACAATAAGTTAAATGAAGTAAAGATTGGTGCCTGGCAAAATATTGTaagacaaataaataaaaaataggcATCATCATTCTCCCATTGGTATTCTCAAATAATTAAGTAAGAATACACATGTTAGATTCAGTTAACCATGTGTTTGATTGGAGAATATATCTTTAAATAGTTAGATCATAAGCTGAATCTAATTCTTGTCACCTAATCGTCATGCATGCTATAAAGCAAGTGATATTAtgaaagaaatcagatattagaTAATAATATTTAATGTAGTTTCAAACCTCGCAGATGATCTTGTAGTGTTCCTTGAGACATAAACTCATAGACAAGTGCCAAATGATTTACTTCATTGCAGTAGCCAACCAAAGAAACTAAATTCCGATGATGAACCCTAGTCAAGTGTTGGACCTGAAAAAACATAATCAATGATGTTTACGAACTAGAAACATCATGATCCAAACTAAATCAAAGAAACAGAAGTGAATTGGGCAGTTAATAATCTGTAGGATCTGACTAGTCATGGATAAGACATAATTGCTCAAGAATACTATTACATGTTTGAAAGAATAATAAAATTTCATCGGCtcttgaattttttttgtaaagTATACGAGTTTATACATTCATTCCCCCTCTCCGTCTTTGATTATGCAAAATCTCCCAATGGATTCCCATTCAACAACCATCTCCAACCAATTAAATTCAACTATCCACATATGTATCAGATTTATTTacctcagcaagaaactctttaGTTCCTTGTGATGATGATTGTGATAGCATTTTGACCGCAATTTGAAGACCGTCTTCCAAATGTCCATGGAAAACAGACCCAAATCCTCCTTTGCCTAGgatcttttgaaagttattagTGATGTTATGTAATTCCATGTATGTGAATTGGCGATTTTCAAACTGCAATGTATCTGTTTGCTCTGGGAAGCCATTTTGTGGATCCAATGCACTGTCTTTTCTCAAACCTTCCAAGTTTCAAATAAAGAATAAAATTGTTGAATGCATGTCAGAAAATGGATGATGGTCTACTATTACTGAATTGCAAGAGTTTGTCACAGAAATCTCACCTTGTGTTTTCCTCACCCTCCAAACTATGACTATCACTGCAAGAAGTATTAACACTAGAACTATACAAAGAATCACAATCATCGGTGTtgatattttcttcttttttggtgCAGACATCACATTGCACGATGTACCATTGTTACAAAGATGTGGATTCCCATCTAGTCTGCATGAGATTATAACTTGCTTTATGGTTAAAGATATGTATGAAGTTATGAAGAATTCTCCAACCAAAAAAGGAAAGATGCAGCGAGTTCAAGGACAAATTGAACAAACTTTAATGTCAAATTATTAAACTAAGTTTAAACAGCAAAACTCCTAATATTTCTCTACTCCATGCCTAGATTTCTTTAATGATCGAGCGAGCCCTTTCATATTACGAATCATTAAAGAAAAATGGAAAGACCTAAACTTAAATGTAACACAAACCTTAAGGTAAGCAATCCATTTTGTGCCATTTCAAGGAGGTTCAAAGGAACTGATCCATTTAACTGGTTGGCAGTCAAATCACTACAAGCAATCATGAAATGTGAAGTCATTTTCTACCTTTTCCATATATATAGTGAAAGAAGGATTAAGAATTATGCTTACAGTAGTTTGAGAGAACTTAAGTTTGCTAGATCATCTGGTATTGGCCCTGTTAAATTGTTGTAAGACAAATCCCTAGAAAAAATGATTAAAGAACAATTGTTAGATAATAATTCCTCCTAAAATGTTTCATGGTTTCCCAACAAATGTTTGCATGGCCTGGCATTGACCTCAACAATCCAAGAATACTGTTAATGACGGTTTGCCATATTCAATGAATActgaaaggaaaagggaaaacaaatagcaagcGATGAGCAGCCTTACAAGTGTTGAAGTGCACTAAGACTAGCAAAAGATTTGGTTATTTCCCCAGTCAGGCCACTTGATGACAGGCTCCTGTAGAACAATAGTGACTGATAAGAATATTACAGAATTTTCAAACGGTTGGTCCTAGCATTTCATGATTAATAGTCTGAGTTATATGAACTTGGAAACTCACAAAGCAGTGACTCTTGGAGAATTTGACAAGCTATAATTACAACTTAGTCCATCCCAGACAAAATCACTAGGGGAACATGGATCTCCCATCCAATTCCTCTGGATCCGATACCGCTCCTTGATCACTGACATGGCATCAACTGCAAAAAAGAGAAAACAAGCACTATTGGCATGCGACCAGACTAAGTACATATCTTAGCAGTAGCATATTGCACACCCCAAAGCAAATACTAATCAAATAATTAGCACTAAAATTCCCAACAATACCTTATCAGTAGAGTCCATTGAAATAAAGATCAATCTGCTTAATATCATATGTACCTTCCAATCCCAACACCTGTTTCAATCTATGGTTTTCGAGCTAATGTTTTTTCTCTTTATGCTGATTTGTTTTGGTTCTTTTCCAATACCAATTatcataattaagtttttttctgATAGACATATCAAATTTAGGAAAATTTGAACAACTTAAAATAAAGGATTGAGGTTTTCGTGAGCATCTAAAGCTAGATTCTTCAtgctaatgtgcactgttgtgAAGGTGAGAATTTGAGTTGGAACTTCTTTTACCGTTCCCACACTGCCTTAGCTCTTTTAGGAACATTCCATTCCATCAAGTCCTCCTTGTTACACTGTAACAGAAAGAAGTGGGGAAAAAAAGGGCGAAGGAACGAAAGTGGATACATACCATCTCCAGCATCCGAGGGCACGGAGGCATTGCTCATGGTCATGTAGATCTCGAAGGCATTGAGGATGGGCGGGAGAGTGGAGTTGCTAAGAGCCTGGAGGGAGAAGTTATAGGTGGGGGACGAAGGGAGGGGCAAGAGGCTGTAGACGGCGGCCGAGTAGAGGTAAGGGGGAGTCATTATGTTTATATCCCCCGGCCACCGGATTCCATTCGCGTAGATGTTGAACTGCCTCGATTGATTGGTACCGGAGAGGTCTAAGATCTCGGATATGTGGAGGATGAGGAAGAACTGGTTGACGTAATCGGGGAGGGGATGCCATGAAATGGCGAGGCTGGAGTTGGAGTTGATGGGGGTGACGGCGGTCTGCATGACGACGGAGGGAACTTCGAACAAGTCCAGGTAGATGTTTTGGACGGTGGAGTTGGTGGAGACGTTGTTCCACTGCGGGGGGCTCCATGGATCCCACAACCGATCGAGCGGGTCGGCCGGATACCTAGAGAAGGAAGCGAGAAGCACATTTTACCAATCTAgtccaaaaataataaataaattacttAAAAAGAGATAAATGTATACTTGATATATttgtaaaactaaatatttatagaaattttacaTTAATTTCTATCCTAGAAtgccaattaaaaaaattatatagttaaaaaattatattttattattgttttaattttaaaaaaataaaaagtaaaataaaaaattagaatatttttttcaTCCTAAAAATATTGTAATTACTATGTGTGAAagtaaatattataatataatgcaaaattatataaaatatagtCATATCTATTTATtaacttgattaaaataattCATATAGCAGATACTAAATAAGATTTAATTATTATTGTATTAA
Coding sequences:
- the LOC122047784 gene encoding probable LRR receptor-like serine/threonine-protein kinase At1g05700; the protein is MDSRFWWPVLLVLAMASAGARSQSTDALGFLSIDCGLEPGSSYVDPLTNISYVSDASFIDTGVNRNTSIPYVGHVPTPVLDTLRAFPNGTRNCYTIRSPAVARGSKYLLRAWFFYGNYDGRRIGQQLSFDLHLGVNYWAGVSVISMESPIWMEIITAATTGYLSVCLVNTGKGTPFISGIDLRPLKDSLYPAANESRSLVMGSRFNLGVQSDFIRYPADPLDRLWDPWSPPQWNNVSTNSTVQNIYLDLFEVPSVVMQTAVTPINSNSSLAISWHPLPDYVNQFFLILHISEILDLSGTNQSRQFNIYANGIRWPGDINIMTPPYLYSAAVYSLLPLPSSPTYNFSLQALSNSTLPPILNAFEIYMTMSNASVPSDAGDVDAMSVIKERYRIQRNWMGDPCSPSDFVWDGLSCNYSLSNSPRVTALSLSSSGLTGEITKSFASLSALQHLDLSYNNLTGPIPDDLANLSSLKLLDLTANQLNGSVPLNLLEMAQNGLLTLRLDGNPHLCNNGTSCNVMSAPKKKKISTPMIVILCIVLVLILLAVIVIVWRVRKTQGLRKDSALDPQNGFPEQTDTLQFENRQFTYMELHNITNNFQKILGKGGFGSVFHGHLEDGLQIAVKMLSQSSSQGTKEFLAEVQHLTRVHHRNLVSLVGYCNEVNHLALVYEFMSQGTLQDHLRGRANNCRALSWRQRLHIAIDSAQGLEYLQKGSRPPLVHRDVKSGNILLSETLEAKITDFGLSKAFLSEANSHISTVVVGTPGYLDPEYCNTFQLSEKSDVYSFGVVLLELITGLPPIVPGTENVHLVQWVLQRIDRGNIEDVVDPKLEGAYDLNSVWKCADIALKCTAQTSQQRPTMTEVLMQLKETLELENSHYNTANTVTHTITHSENLYSEVSDVSLNSAPEIGVSTMTEISGPMAR